CACTCCCAATAGTCCTCAGGTTCTTACAAAGACCTCATTCGGAAGCGGTCAAAGTGGTGGCGGTAGCTCCTTTCTGGCAAAACAAGCCTTGATTTTCCCCTCCTGAGCCAGCTTAGCTTCCGGGAACCGGTGCCTCTTTctcaggccagaccttctttctcaagtggcagtcctgcacccttgtccggctcGAGTGCGCTTCAAGGGTGATTTCCACTTTCATGAGCTCTACAGGGACAAGCACGAATTAGGGTGTTAGGAGGATATCTTCTTCGGGCAGATCATGTAGAAATCCAAAAGCTCACAATGTCTTCAGTTTTCTTTATTCTGGCCTAGATTTATCTCTGtccatcagctctcttagagtccaagtaTCAGCCTTGTTGTCCTTCTTCGGAACTTCATGGGCTGTTCACCCTTTAATTCAGCAGTTCTTCCGTAGGGAGTTAAAACTCGGCCCTCATAGGAGACTAAGATTCCCCaattgggatcttccccttgtcctcAAACCACTGTCTGAACCCAGTAATACGcagtggcgtatctagggtatggcagatatggcaagtgccatgggcgccacctGAAGGGGGCActggtgagtggctgggcagcaaggcactttcCAGGGCATACCTACCAACAGTCAAGATTTTGCTAGGACATTCTTGGGCTGTGGCCATTCCGGGTAGTTTCCCTAAAAATTGTTTTTGTCCCAGGCAAGGATGGACTGGGCCAagttatctgatccccccccccccccccccaaaaaaagatgaacTGCTCCGGCTAGTCATCAACCGGCGCCGCCCACACAGTATTCTAACAGCCAGCTACTAGCTAAAAAGATAGCAGGGGCTGCACAGTGTCATAGTCAATCAGTGCCTGGGATAAAGAAGGCTCTGCCCTCACAGGTGTCAGCTGATTGCCATCACATGACAAGAAAGATGGCCACCACCTGCTGCATTCTGCTGGTTCACTCAGCCCTGATGTGTCTATTATCTGAAATATGCTCTCTGGGACCATCAGCACTGTgcccaggaggaggggggatgcTGTATCCTGGGCTGCACTGAAGGACACCTGACACCATCAAGCAAAAGAAAGGGTGAGCAATACAGGCTGACTGTAGGAGGGAGGAAGATCATAGAGGTGAGGACAGGGATGGAGCTCTGCTAGATAATGTGATGGCTGGAGAAGGTGGGAGCTCATTATAGAGCTGATACAAGGAGGGGTTTCCATTGTTTATGTGACACCTAAAGAGGATGGAGGAGCGCTGAGTCTCTCTTTCACACTGTGTCACACACACAAAATGCCAGCTGCAGATGTCTAAGCAGCAGCTCGCCTGTCCTATATGCAGATCAGCCAATGGTCACACTGGTTAGGAAATGATTTCCCTTGCTCTTCTTTTTACACTGCACACAAGACGGGTGAGCACACTAATAATGATTAGACTTCTGGAAGACCCAAAGGTGTGACCGAGTTCATCATGATTTGCAGCTGTTTCTAAAGAGCTCTTGGTGCCAAAGTCCAGTGTGCTCTGcatgatttgtttgtttttatattgcctttcagaATTTAGGCTGGTCAGGCTTGGATCTTCACAGACATATTAACCATTTATGGTCTTACTAACTGTGCTTGGCAAATGGACTGTTAGTAAGCCagaaactgcagtctctgatctcttgtatcatgtctgcagtatctgactgtctcctgcaccatgtctgcacattctctaaccatctcttgtatctgatGGGATCTGTCTAGGgggatggtgtttggagtatctttatctgctgattattaaactttatggaatacacatacAGTATCGCTATTGTGGTCTAGGTTCTGGGCTGCTGTCCTTctatccttctttctttcccttctccttctttcatctcagactctaacgacaccccctttaggttatctgaaagatgggtttcaaatgttttgacaggggcgcagtttcagtgcttgctataggtgccattttcactagatatgccTCTGGTAATACGGGATCCTCCTTGCTTTCTAATTGGAGACCTTTCGGCTAAAATCACTTTCCTTGTAGCCATTACCTTGGCTAAGAGGGTCTTGGAAGTTGCATACCTAAGTTACAAAGAACCTCTTCTGTCTTTCTTTCCAGGACCAGATGGTCCTTATTCCTATGCTCAGCTCAATCTGAAAATTGCCACTAGGTTCCATAAGAACCAGGAAATCGTCCTACCTGCACTCAGGACCCAGGAGTCCACTAAAGTTCATCATCTGGATGTGGTCTCTGTCTACCTGTTCGTCCTGCACTTTGGCAGTAACAAACGGAATCGAGCTTCGACCAGAACGACTGTGGCCTGGATCGTCCAGTTCATCCATAAGCCTTTTAGAACTAAGGGCctggctcctccggaggcagtgacGGCACGTTCCACCAGGAGTATAgcggcttcatgggcagcagcccggcacgTGGCTCCAGACGTgatctgcaaagcggcctcatggGACTCTATTAAAACTTTAATGTCACACCCTTTCCGCTCGGGTCCTAGAGGAAGATGGCCAAACGCACCAAGAAGGTCGGCATTGTGGGTAAATATGGGACCCGTTATGGTGCTTCCCTAAGGAAGATGGTCAAGAAAATTGAAATCAGCCAACACGCCAAGTACACCTGCTCCTTCTGTGGCAAGACCAAAATGAAGAGGAAGGCTGTAGGAATCTGGCGCTGCGGTTCTTGCATGAAAATTGTAGCCGGAGGAGCCTGGACCTACAACACCACCTCAGCCATCACCGTAAAATCTCCCATCAGAAGACTCAAGGAATTGAAAGACCAATAGATCATCCATCCTTCTGAAGTTCTGCTCCTTGTCTGTTTTTCTGGACTGTTCTTTATTAAAGGATGTCttgtaaaatggaaaaaaaacccccaaaactttaATGTCACATTACTATATTGAGCCTGCTTCATTATCTTCTGTGAAGTTTGGTTTATAAATCCCGACGGTTGACAATCAAATTCAATTTATttctgttcagcatacccacccgtgtggattggctagttatttcccacacgtaggctgccatggagtctgtcaggaaaaaggaaaatttattttcaaatacttaccgtaattttcctttcctgatggactccatggcagacggagttcccacccatcggtcaaagagtaggctagttacggaacgcagtaccTAGCAGTGAGCTCTCATttatttatgggaatggggtcctatagcattggagaggaggcggggttaacccacacatagactgccatggagtccatcaggataggaaaattacggtaagtatttgataataaattttccttttttttacaaaatttaattaaggtggtaattaaactcacgtgatgccttatctgcattgaatcagcctcagaacctgtgtaagtcttttgtgtttgggtttaaagggatggggtggcaGCCTTAGGCAGGAGAGCCAGGAGaggctgaatcctgcctctgccctgccaaaggtgtGACTGTGCATGGGAGGCAGAGAGTGAAAGGGGACACTGTGACGTTAGAGAGAAAAGTTGAGGGGTGATTGCTAGGGGTACTAATATAAAGGGGAGTGCACTGTAATCTTTACAGagcactcccctttacatcacagtgcccctttacagtgcagtccccttcctATCACAGCCTCCCATTACAGAGCAGTACCCTTCCTATCACAGCCtcccattacagtgcagtccccttcctATCACAGCCTCCCATTACAGTGCAGTCTTCATTACATTAATGTAACATGAACgacactgtaaaggggcactgtgatgtaaagggggctacactgtaaggctgcattcacacctgagcattgcaTTTTTGAGAATTTTTTCAGGAGTTTGTATCGGGATTTTTGTACAGCATTTTtcaagcgtttttgagctttggcatctTTTATTAGCCGATAGAGAAGAATATCATTAGTTTCATCATTTGCTGCGTTTCAGCGTTTCATCCACTcctgtttattatttattaatttttttacttatttttttgtaaGGGGTTAGGAGTTAAAGGTCATGGTCAggggttattttattttatttatttattgacttaTTGTTTAGCTATTTTgttaggttaggattaggggttataattagggttagggtttaggattaggggttaatattagggttggggttattttatttattttttatcactatttatgttttttaattaatttcttaattattat
This window of the Aquarana catesbeiana isolate 2022-GZ linkage group LG01, ASM4218655v1, whole genome shotgun sequence genome carries:
- the LOC141139122 gene encoding large ribosomal subunit protein eL43-like, encoding MAKRTKKVGIVGKYGTRYGASLRKMVKKIEISQHAKYTCSFCGKTKMKRKAVGIWRCGSCMKIVAGGAWTYNTTSAITVKSPIRRLKELKDQ